DNA from Evansella sp. LMS18:
TTTCGTCATGATGTGTGATGGGACAATATTTTCAGAAACCAGTTTGACAATTTGCTTCCCTGTGTCCTGTGCGGCTGCTAAACGCTTGTTCTCCGTAGCAGGGATTGCCGCAGCACCCGGAAGCATCATACCAAGGGCTTCACTGGCAACCGCCATCGTGCTCGCACTCCCCATAACCATACAGTGCCCTGCTGTTGGAGCGAGTGATTCATTAATCTCCTCCAGCTCCTCATCGTTAATCGTGCCTCCCCGGTATTCCTGCCAGAAAAATCTGCAGTCTGAGCAAGCCCCGAGCGTCTGTCCTTTATACTCCCCATTTCCCATGGGCCCGCCTGTGAACATGATAGCCGGAATATCCGCGCTTGCTGCACCCATTAGCTGAGCAGGCGTCATTTTATCACAGCCTCCGATTAGTACTACGCCATCCAAAGGCTGTGCCTTAACCATTTCTTCTGTATCCATCGCTGCGAGGTTACGGTACAGCATAGTTGTCGGGGTAATGAAGCTTTCTCCCAGAGAAATAGTCGGGAACTCCAGTGGAATCCCCCCTTCCATTAAGACACCTCGTTTAATAGCTTCTACAATCGGTCCAAAATGGGAATGACACCGGTTTACTTCACTCTGAGTATTGCATATACCGATAACAGGCTTATTAAAATCCTCGGTACTATGTCCTAAATGCCTTGCGAACGCTTTTCTTAAAAACTTACTGAATCCCTCATCCCCATACGAAGCTACTTTTTTTCTGTCTGACATAATATATCCTCCTGTTCTATAAAAAAACTAATTAGTTCCTTATCTTTTACACAGCTTAAGTTTAAGGAGGCAGATCCCTCGGCAACTTCTTTTCCATGCTGGTTTACAGCGGAAATTTTAAAGTGGAAGAGAGTCTCATCTTTTTTGGATCCTGGATCCAGAGTTTGTTCTGTCCATATTGTGATACTGTCTCCCTCAAAAACCTTCGCTTTAAATCTGGAATGGAAATCCTGAAGAAATGCTCCTTTTTCTACAAAAGGGGAAAATGCTTTTCCCATAAATGCCATAGTCAACATACCATGTGCTATTACACCTGGCAGCCCGAATTCCTGAGCTCTTTTCTCAATAGTATGTATTGGGTTAAAGTCGGTGGAAGCACCGGCATATTGAATCAGCTGCTCCTGCGTGACAGGCGGTAAATGAATCTCTTTTTCTAACAGACTATCATTCCGGACCGTTCTGTTATTATGCATTTTCTGCCTCCTTTAACAGCTTTTCCGTCAATATTAACGTTCGTAAAGAAGTGAAAATAAGGTTGTCCTCATCCTTATCCTCATACCCATACTGTTTAATATTTATAATACCGAGCCTTCCGGATCTGCTCTGCTTCAGCTGAAAGGACAATAATTCGCAATGGGCATATACAACATCCCCTGCGTATAAAGGGCGTTTATAGTAAAAGGTTTGTTCTCCATGGATAACCCCCGCCTTTGGCAGGTTAAGCCCATCTATTTCTCCATAATCAAGAGTGCGGGGGAAGGTTGGCGGAGCAATAATTTTTTGATGAGGAGTCTTTGCTGCGTAATCTTCGTCTGTATAAACTCGTAATGGTTCACCAATGGCAATGGCGAACCTCTTTACGGAGCCTTCTTCAATATTATTCTTCACCGGCATTGAACGGCTGCCTGTTAAGTGTTCCAAAGTTGTCATTCCCTTCATAATTTTGAATAAGCATTATCCATGATGGAAATCAAACTGTTCTTATTTCTGTCAACATGATACTGGACTGTTGACTTTACGAGCGCTGGATCCCGCTTTTTAACCGCTTCAAATATCAAGCGATGTTCATTTTGTGCAGTTTTATAGCAGTCTTTTAGCAGATTCGGGCTTGCAATTGGCAGGAACCCGAGCCACAGTGTATCTGCTTGCTGCTTAACCCTCCGCCACGGGCATTTCTCCCTGAGCTTCTGGTGGTATTGTTTATTTAATCCAATATAATAATCCATATTGTGGTCAGTCAGAACCAAGTTCTCCATGAGCAGCAATATCTCTTCCAGCTCCGCCTCGTCGTTTTCTGTAATATACGGCAGTGCCTTCTCTACTGCCAGTCCTTCAAAAAATGACCTGACAGTATAAATTTCACTGATGTCGTCAGCCGAAATAGGTATGACTACAGCACCTTTACGAGGTTCAATTTTGACCAGGCCTTCCATTTCCAGCTGCTTTAACGCTTCCCTGATAGGCATACGGCTTACCCCAAGTTTCTTCGCCCATTCTTCCTGAATAAGCCGATCTCCCTTTTTAAATGCACCCTGGAATATCGCTTGGCGCAATTTGTTGGTCACGTGTACCTGGATAGTTGACTTATTTTCAGTTGTAAGACGATATGTCATGAAATTTTCCCCCTTCAAGCTGCCTTCATGCTTAATTAACACCCCTTATGAAAAATACACACTAATCAAAAGAGCCAGTAACTGATCAATTACAAAAAGGACTTTTTAAAATACCATTGGACAGCAGTTAGATACAACTGGATTTCAAATGATCCAGTAAACTCTGTAAAGCTGCCACAATGGTATTTCAAATTAAGTTAATTAATCGTTCCAGACACCTTCTTCTTCATAATACTGCTGGGCCCCTGGGTGGAACGGAATGTCGCCGCTTCCATCCTGTACATTTTCAATTTCAAATTGTTCAATTACACCATGAGATCCGCTGATTCCCTCAAGATTGTCCCACAGGCTTTTTACAAGGTCATATGCTACATCGTCAGGCATAGAAGCATCAGCAACAAG
Protein-coding regions in this window:
- a CDS encoding MaoC/PaaZ C-terminal domain-containing protein — translated: MHNNRTVRNDSLLEKEIHLPPVTQEQLIQYAGASTDFNPIHTIEKRAQEFGLPGVIAHGMLTMAFMGKAFSPFVEKGAFLQDFHSRFKAKVFEGDSITIWTEQTLDPGSKKDETLFHFKISAVNQHGKEVAEGSASLNLSCVKDKELISFFIEQEDILCQTEKK
- a CDS encoding GntR family transcriptional regulator, yielding MTYRLTTENKSTIQVHVTNKLRQAIFQGAFKKGDRLIQEEWAKKLGVSRMPIREALKQLEMEGLVKIEPRKGAVVIPISADDISEIYTVRSFFEGLAVEKALPYITENDEAELEEILLLMENLVLTDHNMDYYIGLNKQYHQKLREKCPWRRVKQQADTLWLGFLPIASPNLLKDCYKTAQNEHRLIFEAVKKRDPALVKSTVQYHVDRNKNSLISIMDNAYSKL
- a CDS encoding MaoC family dehydratase N-terminal domain-containing protein, translating into MKGMTTLEHLTGSRSMPVKNNIEEGSVKRFAIAIGEPLRVYTDEDYAAKTPHQKIIAPPTFPRTLDYGEIDGLNLPKAGVIHGEQTFYYKRPLYAGDVVYAHCELLSFQLKQSRSGRLGIINIKQYGYEDKDEDNLIFTSLRTLILTEKLLKEAENA